A portion of the Chlamydia caviae GPIC genome contains these proteins:
- a CDS encoding LpxA family transferase, with product MIFASVLFSPEDFPFPELITEAYYTWDILALIDKKLSTHVFSGIHGTVESGAFLKNIESIEIAEGAYVESGAYIVGPCIIGPQTEVRHGAYLRGGVITGTGCVIGHCTEVKNSYFGHYAKAGHFAYVGDSVLGAEVNLGAGVRCANFRLDGKNISVTCKEGKVDTQLRKVGAFLGTKVSIGCNTVINPGHCISAHTTIYPGTVT from the coding sequence ATGATATTTGCGTCTGTTCTATTTTCTCCCGAAGATTTCCCTTTTCCCGAGCTGATTACAGAAGCGTATTACACTTGGGATATTTTAGCATTAATAGATAAAAAATTATCTACACATGTATTCTCAGGGATTCACGGTACGGTAGAGTCTGGAGCTTTTTTAAAAAACATAGAAAGCATAGAAATCGCAGAGGGTGCTTACGTAGAATCTGGGGCGTACATAGTTGGTCCTTGCATCATAGGTCCTCAAACAGAAGTCCGCCATGGGGCTTACCTACGTGGCGGTGTGATTACCGGCACAGGATGTGTTATAGGACACTGTACAGAAGTAAAAAATTCCTATTTTGGTCATTATGCTAAAGCGGGACACTTTGCTTATGTGGGGGATTCTGTTTTAGGTGCAGAAGTTAACCTGGGTGCTGGTGTGCGTTGTGCGAACTTCCGACTTGATGGGAAAAATATTTCCGTTACTTGCAAAGAAGGTAAGGTAGATACTCAATTAAGAAAAGTAGGAGCCTTTCTTGGTACAAAGGTTTCTATAGGGTGCAACACTGTTATTAATCCTGGGCACTGTATTTCTGCTCATAC
- a CDS encoding response regulator transcription factor → MLTDKIILFVTEDSNISLQLKEFAQNVEYKIIVASALTSTSEADLIFCEYLLLPEDMFSNKIPSETDLVVLFDAFEEEAVVKILNNGASGYLLRPITVKVIDAVIRAFLRNHRHFEHAIPESISFGDRTFHLLSLSIDSPLGTVHLTPSEAGILKKLLMNRGQLCLRKHLLDEIKGGSKEIIARNVDVHIASLRKKLGAYGSKISTIRGVGYLFSENDNLTNSPSSEPTATHP, encoded by the coding sequence ATGCTTACGGATAAAATTATATTATTTGTTACCGAAGACAGTAATATATCTTTGCAACTAAAAGAGTTTGCTCAGAATGTAGAGTATAAGATAATTGTTGCTTCTGCACTTACAAGTACTTCTGAGGCTGATTTAATTTTCTGCGAATACTTGCTTCTCCCCGAAGATATGTTTTCTAATAAAATTCCATCCGAAACAGATTTAGTTGTATTGTTTGATGCTTTTGAAGAAGAGGCTGTTGTAAAAATTCTGAATAACGGAGCTTCTGGCTATTTACTTCGCCCTATAACAGTTAAGGTTATAGATGCTGTTATTCGCGCTTTCTTACGTAATCATCGTCATTTCGAACACGCGATTCCTGAATCGATTTCTTTTGGTGATCGAACATTCCATCTTTTAAGTCTTTCCATAGATTCCCCTTTGGGAACGGTTCATTTAACTCCTTCAGAAGCAGGAATATTAAAAAAACTTCTGATGAATCGTGGTCAATTGTGTTTAAGAAAACACTTACTGGATGAAATAAAAGGAGGCTCCAAAGAAATTATCGCTAGAAATGTTGATGTTCATATTGCTTCTTTAAGAAAAAAATTAGGGGCTTATGGTTCAAAAATTTCTACAATTCGCGGAGTTGGTTATTTATTTTCAGAAAATGATAATTTAACTAACTCACCAAGCAGTGAGCCGACCGCAACCCATCCTTAA
- a CDS encoding DUF1347 family protein has product MVRYIVFCLFFLSCFAMGGGLYFICSSHNPSVASSESTKAVALWDEGQKEQMKSFFHHLLPSQQRQCLLCFQGFVLQKQKNMIQSEKIFSKVYDEVESTQFLFKEEVLGGRILNAFFLEDIEKMEILTVALREQFAKSPYLSLFECLLHYKQKSFTKALQALSVWKNQLRDSESSLLELNIQLLISDFFLENIEAHCLIELGEFSEGRAILNRIIEKMLKKECDWDSETYDYAVLMLSRSYFLELKQSHSFKIYPDYYEMILFYKKKVHAIDQRAYEKFIPQEELFSMLMDHLFVVPKERLAPLMQIIKNWERFYFNPNYNLVIQPLIDRFVSSPEQVAHFCNSITFFEIEPLKKKLIDAFGVILSKKVKEVETTKAQQTLSILKSLDSNLWVSEKLIISPEALQDIISQDDADYTNLRKYLNLWETIQSYDIDKQQLVHYLMKGAKQLWNQGSCDDKALNLLRLILQFTNHDIESENIVFLFVKQVYRQMLTRHSITRLLKLEDFITEEGLTPITIREEEIANFLADAEFLYSQGEYHKCYLYSLWLTKIAPSPLAYRLLGLCLLENKCYLEAWGYLHSLPHNQRMHDSKVQKALIICQKHLPKDLGASYKRG; this is encoded by the coding sequence ATGGTTCGCTATATAGTGTTTTGCTTATTTTTTCTTTCGTGTTTCGCTATGGGAGGGGGATTATATTTTATCTGTTCTTCACACAATCCCTCTGTAGCGTCATCAGAAAGTACAAAAGCGGTAGCGTTATGGGATGAGGGGCAAAAAGAACAAATGAAGTCTTTTTTCCATCATTTACTTCCGAGTCAACAACGACAATGCCTTCTTTGTTTTCAAGGGTTTGTTCTGCAAAAGCAGAAAAACATGATTCAGTCTGAGAAAATTTTTTCTAAGGTTTATGATGAAGTAGAGAGCACGCAGTTTTTATTTAAGGAAGAGGTGCTAGGGGGGCGTATTCTCAATGCGTTTTTCTTAGAGGATATAGAAAAGATGGAGATTTTAACAGTCGCTTTGCGTGAGCAATTTGCAAAATCTCCCTATCTTTCTTTGTTTGAATGTCTTTTGCATTATAAACAGAAAAGTTTCACTAAGGCTTTACAAGCTTTATCGGTATGGAAAAATCAGTTAAGGGATTCCGAATCTTCTTTATTGGAGTTGAATATACAACTGCTGATTTCTGATTTTTTTTTAGAAAATATAGAAGCACATTGTTTGATAGAGTTAGGGGAGTTTTCAGAAGGACGAGCCATCCTTAATCGTATTATTGAGAAGATGTTAAAGAAAGAGTGTGATTGGGATTCTGAAACTTACGATTATGCTGTTTTGATGTTAAGCAGGAGCTATTTCTTAGAGTTAAAACAATCGCATTCTTTTAAGATTTATCCAGATTATTATGAAATGATTCTCTTTTATAAGAAGAAAGTTCATGCGATAGATCAAAGGGCCTATGAGAAATTTATTCCTCAAGAGGAATTATTCTCCATGCTTATGGACCATCTTTTTGTTGTTCCTAAAGAGCGTCTAGCTCCCTTAATGCAGATAATCAAAAATTGGGAACGTTTTTACTTTAACCCTAACTATAACTTGGTAATTCAACCTTTAATCGATAGATTTGTTTCCTCCCCAGAACAGGTTGCGCATTTCTGTAATTCTATAACTTTTTTTGAAATAGAACCTCTTAAGAAAAAGCTTATAGATGCTTTTGGGGTGATTTTATCTAAAAAAGTAAAAGAAGTAGAAACTACAAAAGCTCAACAAACCCTTTCAATATTAAAATCTTTAGATTCAAATTTGTGGGTGAGTGAGAAGTTGATCATTTCTCCTGAGGCTCTTCAAGATATTATTTCTCAAGATGATGCCGACTACACTAATTTAAGAAAGTATCTAAATCTTTGGGAGACGATACAGTCTTATGATATAGATAAACAGCAACTTGTTCATTATCTTATGAAAGGAGCTAAGCAACTTTGGAATCAGGGAAGTTGTGATGATAAAGCTCTGAATTTACTCCGTCTTATTCTTCAATTTACAAACCACGATATAGAAAGTGAAAACATTGTTTTTCTGTTTGTAAAGCAGGTGTACAGGCAAATGTTAACAAGACATTCTATAACACGTTTATTGAAATTAGAAGATTTTATTACAGAGGAGGGTTTAACTCCTATAACGATAAGAGAAGAAGAAATCGCCAACTTTTTAGCAGACGCTGAGTTCTTGTATTCTCAAGGCGAATACCATAAATGTTATTTGTATAGTTTATGGCTTACAAAGATAGCCCCATCACCTTTGGCTTATCGTTTGTTGGGACTGTGTCTTTTGGAAAACAAATGTTATTTAGAGGCTTGGGGCTATCTGCATTCTCTTCCTCACAATCAGCGTATGCACGATTCTAAAGTTCAAAAGGCATTAATAATATGCCAAAAACATCTACCCAAAGATCTTGGAGCGAGTTATAA